The Shewanella halotolerans region ACAGCGACATGACCAAGGCCTGGTTGGCGCTTAAATTGGCGGCGGGCCAGTTTACCCCTGAGCAGCTGGAAGATGAGTACTTCAACATCTTCCTCGGCGTGGGTAGCGGTGAGATCTTGCCCTATGGCAGCTGGTTTATGACTGGCTCGCTGATGGACAAGCCGTTGGCACTGCTCAGACAGGATCTGGCCCAGCTGGGGTTTGAGCGCAGCGAAGAGGTGAAGGAGCCGGAAGATCATGTGGCCGCCCTGTGTGAGGTGATGGGCACCCTGATCCTCGAGGCGCCTGGCTTCCGTCAGTTGGCGTTTTACCAACGTCACATCGGCAGCTGGATCGATCGCTTCTGTGACCACCTGGGACGGGCGCCAAGCGCGGCCTTCTATGCCACTGTGGCCCAGCTGGCGAAGGCGTTTTTCGTCATCGAAGCCAACGAATTTGAACAACTTAAGTTAGATATTCCGGTGAACTGCCCCGGCAGCGAAGCGGAGAAGATTGAACCGACAGCCAGCGAACTCGCGTCCTAGGTTGTGGTTTAGCTTAGTGGTCGGCGCCAACGCGCCGACATATTGAAACCGAGGGGCAACCCTCATCAAGCGTCGGGTTCTGGTCTTAGTGTCGACTTATCTGCAAAGCCAAATCGACCGAGATGAAGAGACTAGAGCCTAAATTGAGTCAACATCAAGGAGACACTATGAAGAAGCAAGCTTCTGATATGGGTCGTCGTCAATTGCTAAAAGCATTAGCCCTGGGCAGTGCAGCGGGTGCCGTGGCAACCGTGAGCGGCCAGGCCGCGGCGGCAACGCCTGCACCTCAAAAAGATGCAGCGCAAGGCGATGGTTACCACGAGACAGATCATATTCGTAGTTATTACGCGTCGTTACGTACCAAGTAAGCCTTGGACGAGTAATTACGCAGTAATTCAATAACATTAGGAGAGTGTGTGATGCGATTAACCCGCAAAACAGACCAGGCAGAAGTCGCTAAAAAGCCTGCCCTGGGTCTAAGTCGTCGTCAGTTCCTTCAGTCTGCAGGTCTTGCTACTGGTGGTATTGCCGCGGCTTCTATGCTTGGCGCTGGAATGATGCGCAAAGCCGAAGCGAAAGAAGTGCCACATGATGCGCCAACCGAAGTGAAGCGTACCATCTGTTCTCACTGTTCAGTGGGCTGTGGTATCTATGCCGAAGTACAAAATGGTGTGTGGACAGGCCAAGAGCCAGCTTTCGACCATCCATTCAATGCCGGCGGCCACTGTGCCAAGGGTGCATCTCTACGTGAGCACGGCCATGGTGAGAAGCGTCTCAAGTACCCCATGAAGCTAGAAGGCGGTAAGTGGAAGCGTATCTCTTGGGATCAGGCTATCGAGGAAGTGGGTCAGAAGGCGCTGGATATCCGTAAGGAGTCAGGCCCGGATTCAATCTTCTTCATGGGTAGTGCCAAGTTCTCTAACGAGCAGGCTTACCTCTACCGTAAATTCGCTGCCATGTGGGGCACCAACAACGTCGACCACTCGGCACGTATTTGTCACTCTACCACTGTAGCCGGTGTTGCTAACACCTGGGGCTATGGTGCGCAAACCAACTCGTTCAACGATATCCGCAACGCCAAGGCGATGATGTTTATCGGTTCTAACCCTTCAGAAGCTCACCCGGTTGCCATGCAACACATTCTGGAAGGTAAAGAGCGCGGCGCGAAGATTATCGTTGTCGATCCTCGTTTCACCCGTACTGCGGCTAAGGCCGACGAGTACGTGCATATTCGCCCAGGTACCGATATTCCTTATATCTACGGTCTGCTGTGGCATATCTTCGAGAACAAGTGGGAAGACCAGACCTTCATCGACCAGCGTGTCTACGGCATGGAGCGTATCCGCGAAGCTGCCGCTAAGTGGAACCCTGAAGAAGTTGAAAACGTGGTCGGTGTACCTAAAGAGCAGATGTACCGTGTGGCCAAGACACTGGCCGAGACTAAGCCTGGCACCATCGTCTGGTGTATGGGTGGTACTCAACACCACATAGGTAATGCCAATACCCGTGCTTACTGTATCCTGCAGTTGGCCCTGGGTAACATGGGCGTCTCTGGTGGTGGTACTAACATCTTCCGTGGTCACGATAACGTACAGGGCGCTACCGACTTCGGTCTGCTGTTCGACACCCTGCCTGGTTACTATGGCCTCAAGACAGGTTCTTGGAAGCACTGGTGTAACGTATGGGATCTGGACTATGAGTGGGTGAAGGCTCGCTTCGACCAGGAACAGCGTCTGGGTCAGGATCCTATGACCTCTACCGGTATTCCTTGTTCTCGTTGGCACGACGGTGTGCTGGAAGACAAGTCTAAGATCGCTCAGAAAGATAACATCCGTATGTCATTCTTCTGGGGTCAGTCTGTCAACACCGAAACCCGTGGCCGTGAGGTGCGTGAAGCACTGAATAAGATGGACACAGTAGTGGTTGTGGATCCATTCCCAACTATGGCAGGTGTGATGCATACCCGTAAAGATGGCGTTTATCTGCTGCCGGCGGCGACTCAGTTCGAGACCTATGGTTCGGTATCAGCCTCTAACCGCTCACTACAGTGGCGTTCACAGGTTATTGAGCCGCTGTTCGAATCTAAGCCTGACCACGTCATCATGTACAAGTTGGCGAAGAAGTGGGGCATAGAGAAAGAACTGTGTAAGCATATCCAGGTGAACGGTGACGAGCCGTTGATCGAAGATATTGTCCGTGAATACAACAAGGGTATGTGGACCATCGGTTACACAGGTCAGAGCCCAGAGCGTCTCAAGATGCACCAGGAAAACTGGGGTACCTTCGACATCAAGAGCCTGGAAGCACCGGGTGGCCCAGCTAAGGGCGAAACCTACGGTCTGCCTTGGCCATGTTGGGGCACACCTGAGATGAAACACCCAGGTACCCAGATCCTCTACCGTACCGACCGTGAAGTCCGCTTCGGTGGTGGTAACTTCCGTGCCCGTTACGGTGTTGAGCATGAGGGTAACAACATCCTGGCCGAAGGCTCTTACTCTAAGGGCAGTGAGATCAAGGACGGTTACCCAGAGTTTACCGACAAGATGCTCAAGCAACTTGGCTGGTGGGACGACCTGACCGCAGAAGAGAA contains the following coding sequences:
- a CDS encoding TorD/DmsD family molecular chaperone — protein: MTELVREVSENDQLRADIYQLLAALLRKQPSAELLQFLSTLEIDADDDSDMTKAWLALKLAAGQFTPEQLEDEYFNIFLGVGSGEILPYGSWFMTGSLMDKPLALLRQDLAQLGFERSEEVKEPEDHVAALCEVMGTLILEAPGFRQLAFYQRHIGSWIDRFCDHLGRAPSAAFYATVAQLAKAFFVIEANEFEQLKLDIPVNCPGSEAEKIEPTASELAS
- a CDS encoding formate dehydrogenase: MKKQASDMGRRQLLKALALGSAAGAVATVSGQAAAATPAPQKDAAQGDGYHETDHIRSYYASLRTK
- a CDS encoding formate dehydrogenase subunit alpha; the protein is MRLTRKTDQAEVAKKPALGLSRRQFLQSAGLATGGIAAASMLGAGMMRKAEAKEVPHDAPTEVKRTICSHCSVGCGIYAEVQNGVWTGQEPAFDHPFNAGGHCAKGASLREHGHGEKRLKYPMKLEGGKWKRISWDQAIEEVGQKALDIRKESGPDSIFFMGSAKFSNEQAYLYRKFAAMWGTNNVDHSARICHSTTVAGVANTWGYGAQTNSFNDIRNAKAMMFIGSNPSEAHPVAMQHILEGKERGAKIIVVDPRFTRTAAKADEYVHIRPGTDIPYIYGLLWHIFENKWEDQTFIDQRVYGMERIREAAAKWNPEEVENVVGVPKEQMYRVAKTLAETKPGTIVWCMGGTQHHIGNANTRAYCILQLALGNMGVSGGGTNIFRGHDNVQGATDFGLLFDTLPGYYGLKTGSWKHWCNVWDLDYEWVKARFDQEQRLGQDPMTSTGIPCSRWHDGVLEDKSKIAQKDNIRMSFFWGQSVNTETRGREVREALNKMDTVVVVDPFPTMAGVMHTRKDGVYLLPAATQFETYGSVSASNRSLQWRSQVIEPLFESKPDHVIMYKLAKKWGIEKELCKHIQVNGDEPLIEDIVREYNKGMWTIGYTGQSPERLKMHQENWGTFDIKSLEAPGGPAKGETYGLPWPCWGTPEMKHPGTQILYRTDREVRFGGGNFRARYGVEHEGNNILAEGSYSKGSEIKDGYPEFTDKMLKQLGWWDDLTAEEKAAAEGKNWKTDISGGIQRVAIKHGCIPFGNAKARCIVWNFPDDIPVHREPLYTPRRDLVSKYPTYDDRMVARLPTLYKSIQDQDFAKEFPLALTSGRLVEYEGGGEETRSNPWLAELQQEMFIEINPADAADRGLRDGDVVWVHSPEGAKIKVQAMVTPRVIEGECFMPYHFAGMFEGESLEKSYPEGTVPYIIGESANTVLTYGYDVVTQMQETKSSLCQITKA